One stretch of Glycine soja cultivar W05 chromosome 7, ASM419377v2, whole genome shotgun sequence DNA includes these proteins:
- the LOC114420572 gene encoding uncharacterized protein LOC114420572, whose amino-acid sequence MSDMQKGLIPALQEVMPGAPHRFCVLHLWKNFTKQWKSKELKGIVWQCAKSTTVAKFEGHMAHLKTINCQAWEYLNKWPKQAWTKAHFSTIPKVDNICNNTCEVFNSRILQYRCKPIITMLEEIRSYIMKTMAARKVKLSGKPGPLCPVQYKRLEKEFHFANQWTPIGCGDNMGLRYEVHMWGNKVEVNLGEWTCTCGVWQLTGMPCRHAIATITHKGGKPEDMCHEWLSIEAYNKTYQHFIEPVQGPQYWAQTQYTHPVPPHKRVQRGRPKKNRRRSVDEDNVTGHKLKRKLAEFTCGRCGQTNHNIRSCKNIGVPVRPKKYVAPSTSNEDDHLLSQDEQALNEAEEAVAHVQQDPVEINLSQPHLSQDSDMELMVNICHNKVVLSQPNLLLHSIFIYYNYSCLAFTCRSLQLLFHQ is encoded by the exons ATGTCAGACATGCAAAAG GGACTTATTCCAGCTTTACAGGAAGTCATGCCTGGTGCACCTCATAGATTTTGTGTCTTGCATCTTTGGAAAAATTTTACAAAGCAATGGAAAAGCAAGGAACTTAAAGGAATTGTGTGGCAATGTGCAAAATCCACTACTGTTGCTAAGTTTGAAGGCCATATGGCCCATTTGAAGACAATCAACTGCCAGGCTTGGGAGTATTTGAATAAATGGCCCAAACAAGCATGGACAAAAGCCCACTTCAGTACAATACCCAAGGTGGACAATATATGCAACAACACTTGTgaggtattcaattccagaattcTGCAGTATAGATGCAAGCCTATTATCACAATGCTTGAAGAAATTAGAAGTTATATCATGAAAACCATGGCTGCCCGCAAGGTTAAACTTTCTGGAAAACCTGGACCATTATGTCCAGTGCAGTATAAAAGACTAGAAAAAGAATTCCATTTTGCTAATCAATGGACTCCCATTGGGTGTGGTGATAACATGGGCCTGAGATATGAGGTCCACATGTGGGGGAATAAGGTTGAGGTCAATTTAGGTGAATGGACATGCACTTGTGGAGTATGGCAACTAACAG GGATGCCATGCCGACATGCCATTGCAACAATAACTCACAAAGGAGGGAAGCCTGAGGACATGTGTCATGAGTGGCTGTCAATAGAAGCTTATAATAAGACATACCAGCATTTTATTGAACCAGTCCAAGGACCACAATATTGGGCCCAGACACAGTATACACACCCTGTTCCACCACATAAAAGGGTCCAAAGAGGAAGgccaaagaaaaatagaaggagATCTGTAGATGAGGACAATGTCACAGGACATAAGCTAAAAAGGAAATTGGCTGAGTTTACATGTGGAAGGTGTGGCCAAACCAATCATAACATTAGAAGCTGTAAAAATATTGGAGTTCCTGTTAGGCCAAAGAAATATGTTGCACCATCAACTTCAAATGAGGATGACCACCTATTATCTCAAGATGAACAAGCTTTGAATGAGGCTGAAGAAGCTGTTGCTCATGTTCAACAAGATCCGGTGGAGATTAATTTATCTCAGCCTCATTTGTCACAAGATAGTGACATGGAGTTGATGGTAAATATTTGTCACAACAAAGTAGTTTTATCTCAACCTAATTTGTTGCTGCActccatttttatatattacaattaTTCATGTTTGGCATTTACATGTAGGTCCCTGCAACTATTGTTCCACCAATAA
- the LOC114420573 gene encoding uncharacterized protein LOC114420573, translating to MNDNITLVLHHGGRFTPRASDGKVEYIGGEFDVWEDISADCLNAFILYDLVKACKKYSNIGECFWLIDKDLDFNHGLRSCTTDGDILHLVRDAFENENEINVYFHHEVDPILEEVPHMLYLECDPIRKAVENEDDLDDVPVAGHEEDVGAGEQRDAGEQMDVGKQRDGGEQRDTDAGEQRDGSEQRDTDAGEQRDGSEQRDAEAGEERHADGEERDVADSEEEKEVDSDETYAEWFINFSCMLNEVEAEVETDGYHSEELNIPISSDDEDEDVEVYPQYSQSSGVGEQKLELGMEFGTLDEFKSALREYSILMGREFKWKKNDKQRARAKCKKAFCD from the exons ATGAATGACAATATAACTTTAGTATTGCACCATGGAGGAAGATTCACTCCACGTGCCAGTGATGGAAAGGTTGAATATATAGGCGGAGAATTTGACGTTTGGGAGGATATATCTGCAGATTGCCTGAATGCATTTATCTTATATGATCTGGTGAAAGCTTGTAAGAAGTATAGTAATATAGGAGAATGTTTTTGGTTGATTGATAAGGACTTAGATTTTAATCATGGGTTAAGGAGTTGTACAACTGATGGAGATATATTACACTTAGTTAGGGATGcttttgaaaatgagaatgagataaatgtttattttcatcatgAAGTAGATCCAATTTTAGAAGAAGTCCCACATATGTTGTACTTGGAATGTGATCCAATTCGAAAAGCTGTTGAGAATGAGGATGATTTAGATGATGTACCTGTTGCTGGCCATGAGGAAG ATGTTGGTGCTGGAGAGCAGAGAGATGCTGGTGAGCAGATGGATGTTGGTAAGCAGAGGGATGGTGGTGAGCAGAGGGATACTGATGCTGGTGAGCAAAGAGATGGTAGTGAGCAGAGGGATACTGATGCTGGTGAGCAAAGAGATGGTAGTGAGCAGAGGGATGCTGAAGCTGGTGAGGAGAGACATGCTGATGGTGAAGAGAGAGATGTTGCTGATAGTGAGGAGGAAAAGGAAGTTGACAGTGATGAGACATATGCTGAGTGGTTTATAAATTTCTCTTGTATGTTGAATGAAGTTGAAGCTGAAGTTGAGACAGATGGTTATCATTCAGAGGAGCTTAATATCCCCATTAgtagtgatgatgaagatgaggatgttgaAGTTTATCCTCAATATAGTCAAAGCAGTGGAGTTGGTGAACAGAAGTTGGAATTAGGGATGGAGTTTGGTACTCTAGATGAATTTAAATCTGCCTTGAGGGAGTATAGCATATTGATGGGCAGGGAGTTCAAGTGGAAGAAGAATGATAAACAGAGGGCTAGAGCAAAATGCAAGAAGGCATTTTGTGATTAG